A single window of Periplaneta americana isolate PAMFEO1 chromosome 14, P.americana_PAMFEO1_priV1, whole genome shotgun sequence DNA harbors:
- the LOC138713156 gene encoding uncharacterized protein produces MRRLLPLLLLLTASFCLGGLIKYNNEYDEFYHSLPEEVKLPFLQYQLAKAVVVELGNSRLKPYISNEDLETPSGLNMSEETFKSVEALTPPEGFSGHLYELVEKTYELNVLEITAMARTGQTCKWSECHDIGDVGGNCC; encoded by the exons ATGAGACGTCTACTCCCTCTACTGCTGCTTCTCACAGCGAGTTTCTGTTTGGGCGGTCTGATCAAGTACAACAACGAGTATGATGAGTTCTACCATTCGCTACCAGAGGAAG TGAAGTTGCCGTTCCTGCAGTACCAGCTGGCCAAGGCGGTGGTCGTTGAGCTCGGAAATTCGCGGTTGAAGCCCTATATATCGAACGAGGACCTCGAGACTCCGTCTGGACTCAACATGTCCGAAGAAACTTTCAAGAGCGTGGAG gCACTCACTCCACCTGAAGGCTTCAGCGGTCATTTGTACGAGTTGGTGGAGAAAACGTACGAACTTAACGTGCTAGAAATCACCGCCATGGCGCGTACGGGTCAAACATGCAAATGGAGTGAATGTCACGACATCGGGGATGTTGGCGGCAACTGTTGCTAG